CATCTCAATCCCTTGACCCTTGATGAGACCAATCCTACAAAATGTATTATAATAGACCCTAAAGAAGGTTTTTGCAAAAGCAACATTTCAAAAATGCATGCATGCAGTGGCATTTACATGTCCCCAAATGCAGAGAAAAACCAGGTATTTAGTGCCAAGGAAAGACATgctaaaaaaatgtataacaagggaaaaaatgtaactatgtgGGCTAAAGGATGTTAACTAAATGTATTGTGGtaataatcattttacaatatacaaATACATCAAATAGTTATGtcatacaccttaaactaatataatattatatatcaattataactcaataaagctagaaaaaataaaaataaaatgatacacaaaatgaaaaaatactgtaGAAATATTACATTTCAGTCAGGTCATTCAGCAAACATAAGTTTCAATACAAAAAAAGATAGGAGAGACCAATTGGGAAATTtattcaaatgaataaaaatgatgaaCTTGAAACtcaattttcatctttaaaagagACAGGTTGGTGCAGTAAAATAATCCTTGGAAATAATGGACTAATGTGTGGCATCATTAAGAAGGGGATTGCAAAATAGTGGACCACACTTATCTGTGAAAATCAAGCCCTACACCTTCCATGCCTGGAAAAGTGTTGACAGCTATACCATCCACAGCTCAGGTTAGAGGCTGAAGCAAACAGGGTGATAGAAGGAATGAACAGAGCAGTTGGATTGTGACTAGGATGAGCAGGTCAGAGTTGGATTGAGGTGGTACCTGACACTTGACTGAAAGTTCTAAGTTCCTTATAAGCAGGTAAGATGGAGTAAAGTAGAGATTATAAAGTCATGAAGATGAAGAGAGCGAAGAAGAGAACATACAACAGTTCAAACAGTACAACTTCttcccctgcaaaaaaaaaaaaaaaaaaaaatcctgatgttGTCATTCTCctttacaaacaaaaaaattgaagaaagaattttagcagaaagaaggaaaaaacaggaaATGCTGCACCAAGAAGTGCTGCACAGAGAGAGAATCTTGAGGGTCTGGGAGGATCTGAGGAACCAGAAGACGTCTGCCACAGGTGCCAGAGAAGAGCATCAGGGATGTTCAGGGTAAAGCACTGGACCCCAAGAGCCAGTGCTCCGGGGTAAATATCTAATTCTTCACCCGAAACAACCCTTCAAGACAAAACAGCCAGGTAGGGCTCTGCCAGGCTGAATTAGGAGACAGGCGAGACATCTAGGTCCTGTGTAAATCAGAGGACAGGCAGGTCTTTCTGAAGttatcatatatattttgtttctttagagGTCAAAAACCCCCACTCTAATCCAGCTCCATTTGGCTGAAGCTTGGCAAGACCTTGTTTAAGGATTTGGTCAAGAAAAATTCCCAGATAATTACAAAACCCAGGAAAGGGAGGTTTCCTTTGAAGCAAGAGAAAATAGATTCCCAGAGGAATGTTATCATTGTTGACAGagatatgaagaaaaaagaaaatcagagctcATTCCAGAATTAAAAAGTGACTTTTTTCCCCAACATACAAATAATTCCTGACTTTCTTTAACAATTCCAGATGTGGATCTGATCCTTTTTACCACTTACAACCTCCTCAGCAGCTTTTGGATTCCCTGCTTGATCTCCTTGGTTCTCACACCATAAACAATGGGGTTCAGAGCTGGGGGGATGAGGTGGTGCAGGATGTTGAGCAGGATGGGGACATCCGGGGGAATCCTCTTCCTGGCCAGGTTAGTGATGACCAGGACCAGCAGGACTGTGCTGAAGAAGAGGATGAGGATGAAGTGGGAACCACACGTGCTCAGGGCCTTGGCGGCAGCCCCCTCAGCCTTGATCCTTAGCACAGCTTTCAGGATAAAAGAGTAGGAGAGAATGATGAGGATGAGGTCAGAGCCCAGCAGGGTCCAGCCTGCCACAAACTGGTAGAGCCGATTGAAGGTGATGTCATCACAGGAGAGCTTGGACACAGAGAGGTTAGTGCAGATACAGTTCTTGATGATGTTTTCTTCACAGTACCTGAGCTTGGAAGAAAGAATTGGAACAGGAAGAGAAACAAGGGCATTCCGGGCCACAACAAAGATGGTAGCTCTGGCCACAAATCGGTCAGTGATGATGGATGGGTACCTGAGTGgatggcagatggccacatagcggtcataggccatgaccaTGAATGTGCAGGACTCCATGGTCAGGAAACTGTTCATAATGAACATCTGGAGGAAGCAGGCAGAGAAGCTGATGGACCTGAGGTCAAACCAGAAGATGGCCAGAACCTTGGGGATGACGGTGAGGCAGAGCACCATGtccagcagggagaggaggctgagCAGGTAGTACATGGGCACATGCAGGGAGGCCTCCAGCCGGATGGTGATCAGGAGGGTGGCATTGGCCCCCATggccagaaggaagaggaggctgaggggcagggagagccaGTGCTGCCAGCTCTGGTAGTTAGGGAAGCAGATGAGGAGGAATTCAGAGACTGGAGCAGAGGAGTAGTTGCTAGGTGATCCCATGTAATGTATCCTGCTCACGCTGGAAATCCAGAGTCCTTAAATGTAGGACAGAATAATACCACCATGGGAAGTGTGTGTTACAGATGTGGTAACACTTGGGATTTTGTTGCAGCTCCTCTAACCTGTCCCAGAGACGTTTTCAAATCACCATCATCGTTAATCATTGCTGACGTTTAACTAAAAACTTTTCATGTGAGGCATCATGCCAAATGCTTTATGTTCATTATCTCActtcctcttttaaaaacatttaagaataaataatattGTTATCCTATTTTCACAGATAATGAAAGGGAACAGGCAAAGGGGGATGAGTAGTTTGATCAAAATTAGAGAACCAGTATGTGGCGAAATTGGGACTGAGAACCAGGGACTCCAACtcttgagtccctgctttcagccCCTGAACAAGATTTAGCCTCTACAAGCACAATAACTTAACTAGACCGTTCCTTCCCTCAGAGTTTAGAAGGGAAAACTAAATAGAAAGCTCTGCTCAGGCAACTCTAGACAAGCCCAGCCCTCTGCTCTCTACAACTGGACAGGGACTGACTTCAGGattctttattttcactattcAGGAAATATTAGATTAAGGTGGAGCAGCCCTTTGACCCCACCCAAGGACAGCAATTTCTTCCAGCTCCAAAGAGGATTTAATTTTAAGGCATGTTTATCATTCTCTTACTGAATTATTTGCTGTTGTTTCTCTTTGTAAGATATCAAGAGAATTTTCTTTGGTTTGAGTCCTTTAGAAAAGACTGAATTTCCTATTCTAGTGACAGAGAGAGTCAATATTGAGGGGTACACCAGAAGGTTACCAAAGGTGAACTAGAAGCTAATTAGTGAGTGAGTTTTAGGCATATAAACTTAAGTAGGAGTCATTTATCTGGTAAGCAACTTTATCCGTGGTTCCTTGTGACCAGgatccaattattccagcatatGGAATCTATGTTCTGTAAATTCATCTGCTGTAATTCTAGTTGTTTCTTTTGTTGAATACTGTCTTATCTCCCTCACTGCTAAACAAAGAGAAGGGTGACCAAGTGATCAAGTACTAAGAAGGGTGACAGCAATGGCTGCAACAGCCAAAGAACAGGGAAGAGCGAGGAAGTCATGGCAGGGTGAGAGAGGGAGCCCAGGAGGTATATAATCAGTAGATTTCAGGTTACA
The genomic region above belongs to Hippopotamus amphibius kiboko isolate mHipAmp2 chromosome 9, mHipAmp2.hap2, whole genome shotgun sequence and contains:
- the LOC130861673 gene encoding olfactory receptor 56A4 is translated as MGSPSNYSSAPVSEFLLICFPNYQSWQHWLSLPLSLLFLLAMGANATLLITIRLEASLHVPMYYLLSLLSLLDMVLCLTVIPKVLAIFWFDLRSISFSACFLQMFIMNSFLTMESCTFMVMAYDRYVAICHPLRYPSIITDRFVARATIFVVARNALVSLPVPILSSKLRYCEENIIKNCICTNLSVSKLSCDDITFNRLYQFVAGWTLLGSDLILIILSYSFILKAVLRIKAEGAAAKALSTCGSHFILILFFSTVLLVLVITNLARKRIPPDVPILLNILHHLIPPALNPIVYGVRTKEIKQGIQKLLRRL